The following are encoded in a window of Miltoncostaea marina genomic DNA:
- a CDS encoding RsmE family RNA methyltransferase, producing MRHVFRYPVAEPPAAGRELDLSPEDSHHLARVVRRRPGDPVEVIGPDGRLWPATVVRTGPVAAVRVEPGAPRAPRAAPVALRMGLAEWGRLDTAVEKAVELGVAEVGLFTSERVRRVPDADAWERRRARLERVALAAARQCGRAPLAGVTGLVPLTELLDGIPAGEGYLIDPRGDAPLTTAIADGAPAGRVELVVGPDAGFSDGEVARARAAGLRVCRLGDAILRAETAAIAAVTVAVAAGWAG from the coding sequence GTGAGGCACGTCTTCCGCTACCCGGTGGCCGAGCCGCCCGCCGCGGGGCGCGAGCTGGACCTGTCGCCGGAGGACAGCCACCACCTGGCCCGGGTGGTGCGGCGGCGGCCGGGCGACCCGGTCGAGGTGATCGGCCCCGACGGGCGCCTGTGGCCCGCGACGGTGGTGCGCACCGGCCCGGTCGCCGCCGTGCGGGTGGAGCCGGGCGCCCCCCGCGCGCCGCGCGCCGCGCCGGTCGCGCTGCGGATGGGGCTCGCCGAGTGGGGCCGGCTGGACACGGCGGTCGAGAAGGCCGTGGAGCTGGGCGTGGCCGAGGTCGGCCTGTTCACCTCCGAGCGCGTACGGCGGGTGCCCGACGCGGACGCCTGGGAGCGGCGCCGGGCGCGGCTCGAGCGGGTCGCCCTGGCGGCCGCGCGACAGTGCGGCAGGGCGCCGCTGGCGGGCGTGACGGGGCTGGTACCGTTGACGGAGCTGCTGGACGGGATCCCCGCCGGGGAGGGCTACCTGATCGACCCACGAGGCGACGCACCGCTCACCACCGCCATCGCCGACGGCGCGCCGGCGGGGCGCGTCGAGCTGGTCGTCGGCCCGGACGCCGGGTTCTCGGACGGCGAGGTGGCGCGCGCGCGGGCGGCGGGGCTGCGGGTCTGCCGGCTGGGCGACGCGATCCTGCGCGCGGAGACCGCGGCGATCGCCGCCGTGACCGTCGCCGTCGCGGCCGGCTGGGCGGGGTGA
- a CDS encoding diacylglycerol kinase, translated as MTTSTTPSGSPAPAGGDPGRRPGRLGGLLRRASHAGLPSQGSLRWSFTWAFEGIVYVLRTQRNMQIHVGVAVLALVLGLLLDFSRLELAAVLGAVSLVLVAEMMNTAIEAAIDAVVTTYHPLVKIAKDVAAGAVLVATVNAVAIAYFVFYERLTDGGRELLVGVRRSPTHLVVVTMIVTVIAVIAIKAWTGRGTPLRGGLPSGHAAAAFAAWAAITIIAEPLRHAVLVSTLAFLMALLVAQSRVEAGIHSLVETVAGAVLGTCLAIVIFQLWG; from the coding sequence GTGACGACGTCGACGACGCCCTCGGGCAGCCCGGCGCCCGCCGGCGGGGACCCGGGGCGCCGTCCCGGCCGCCTCGGCGGCCTGCTGCGCCGCGCCTCGCACGCCGGCCTGCCGAGCCAGGGCTCCCTGCGCTGGTCGTTCACGTGGGCCTTCGAGGGCATCGTCTACGTGCTCCGCACGCAGCGGAACATGCAGATCCACGTGGGCGTGGCGGTGCTGGCGCTGGTGCTCGGCCTGCTGCTCGACTTCTCGCGGCTCGAGCTCGCGGCGGTGCTCGGGGCGGTCAGCCTGGTGCTGGTGGCCGAGATGATGAACACGGCGATCGAGGCCGCCATCGACGCCGTGGTCACCACGTACCACCCGCTGGTGAAGATCGCGAAGGACGTCGCGGCCGGGGCGGTGCTCGTGGCGACGGTCAACGCGGTGGCGATCGCCTACTTCGTGTTCTACGAGCGCCTCACCGACGGCGGGCGCGAGCTGCTCGTGGGGGTGCGGCGCTCGCCCACCCACCTCGTGGTGGTGACGATGATCGTCACGGTGATCGCCGTCATCGCGATCAAGGCCTGGACCGGGCGCGGCACGCCGCTGCGGGGCGGCCTGCCCTCGGGGCACGCGGCGGCGGCCTTCGCCGCCTGGGCGGCGATCACGATCATCGCCGAGCCGCTGCGCCACGCCGTCCTCGTGTCGACGCTCGCCTTCCTCATGGCGCTGCTCGTGGCGCAGTCGCGGGTGGAGGCCGGCATCCACTCGCTGGTCGAGACCGTCGCCGGGGCGGTGCTCGGGACCTGCCTGGCGATCGTGATCTTCCAGCTGTGGGGATGA
- a CDS encoding histidine triad nucleotide-binding protein, whose product MSVAADCLFCRIAAGGIPAEVVRRDDGFVAFRDIAPKAPVHLLVIPARHVESLAGVGGLSEGERAAMLPFIAEVAREAGLEDGGYRVTTNHGPDARQSVFHLHWHVMGGGPLSETM is encoded by the coding sequence GTGAGCGTGGCCGCCGACTGCCTCTTCTGCCGCATCGCGGCCGGGGGGATCCCGGCCGAGGTCGTGCGCCGCGACGACGGCTTCGTGGCCTTCCGCGACATCGCGCCCAAGGCGCCCGTGCACCTGCTGGTGATCCCCGCGCGGCACGTGGAGTCGCTCGCGGGCGTCGGCGGGCTGTCCGAGGGCGAGCGCGCGGCGATGCTGCCGTTCATCGCCGAGGTGGCCCGCGAGGCCGGCCTCGAGGACGGCGGCTACCGCGTGACGACCAACCATGGGCCCGACGCGCGCCAGAGCGTCTTCCATCTGCACTGGCACGTCATGGGCGGGGGGCCACTATCCGAAACGATGTGA
- a CDS encoding J domain-containing protein yields the protein MKRDHYEVLGVPRDAGEAEIKKAFRRRARELHPDVNPDPGAEAQFKEAAEAYETLSNPETRALYDRYGHEGLRGRPAAESMDFGSFQDLFDAFFGGDVFGRRGGPAAGDDVAVAVRLSFVESATGVTRPVEYAVVGTCETCEGAGTAPGSGMVRCATCAGQGQVRQVARGPFGQFLRTQVCPDCRGEGQRPERPCPDCQGSGRTPTVATLDVDVPAGIANGQRIRIPGRGAAGERGAPAGDLYVQVQVAEDERFVREGLDVVTRVAVPVTEAMVGAHVTVPTVEGEAEIELRPGTQPNDEYVLRGKGFPALTGRGRGDQRVIVEVRVPRVQTDEGRRAVEKLAETLDARNYREDEGFFDRIKSAFR from the coding sequence ATGAAGCGCGACCACTACGAGGTGCTCGGCGTCCCGCGCGACGCGGGCGAGGCGGAGATCAAGAAGGCCTTCCGCCGCCGCGCGCGCGAGCTGCACCCGGACGTCAACCCCGACCCGGGGGCGGAGGCGCAGTTCAAGGAGGCCGCCGAGGCCTACGAGACGCTCTCGAACCCCGAGACGCGGGCGCTCTACGACCGCTACGGCCACGAGGGCCTGCGCGGCCGCCCGGCGGCCGAGTCGATGGACTTCGGCTCGTTCCAGGACCTGTTCGACGCCTTCTTCGGCGGCGACGTCTTCGGGCGGCGCGGGGGTCCCGCGGCCGGCGACGACGTCGCCGTGGCGGTGCGCCTGTCGTTCGTCGAGTCCGCCACCGGGGTCACCCGGCCGGTGGAGTACGCCGTGGTCGGCACCTGCGAGACCTGCGAGGGCGCCGGCACGGCGCCCGGCAGCGGCATGGTGCGCTGCGCGACCTGCGCCGGCCAGGGGCAGGTGCGCCAGGTGGCGCGCGGCCCGTTCGGCCAGTTCCTGCGCACCCAGGTGTGCCCCGACTGCCGGGGCGAGGGCCAGCGCCCCGAGCGCCCCTGCCCGGACTGCCAGGGCAGCGGCCGCACCCCCACGGTGGCCACGCTGGACGTCGACGTCCCGGCCGGCATCGCCAACGGCCAGCGCATCCGCATCCCGGGCCGCGGCGCGGCGGGGGAGCGCGGCGCCCCGGCCGGCGACCTCTACGTGCAGGTGCAGGTGGCCGAGGACGAGCGCTTCGTGCGCGAGGGGCTCGACGTGGTCACCCGGGTGGCCGTGCCGGTCACCGAGGCGATGGTCGGCGCCCACGTCACCGTGCCGACGGTCGAGGGCGAGGCCGAGATCGAGCTGCGCCCGGGCACCCAGCCCAACGACGAGTACGTCCTGCGCGGCAAGGGCTTCCCCGCGCTCACCGGCCGCGGCCGCGGCGACCAGCGGGTGATCGTCGAGGTGCGCGTGCCGCGCGTGCAGACCGACGAGGGTCGCCGCGCCGTCGAGAAGCTCGCCGAGACGCTCGACGCGCGCAACTACCGCGAGGACGAGGGCTTCTTCGACCGGATCAAGTCCGCCTTCCGCTGA
- the hemW gene encoding radical SAM family heme chaperone HemW: MSGVRHLYVHLPFCASRCGYCAFVVEVGALGARDAYLDALTAELGQEAGRLGPLETVYLGGGTPTLMRPRRLARLLDGLRPRLAEGAEVSMEANPETVDGAALRALRAAGVTRLSLGVQSFRPHLLGALDRLATPDQARDAFRCARAAGFEDISIDLIFGIPGQTPADLEADLADALALGPDHVSWYELEIKPGSALARRGTRAMDEDEGADAYRRIVEGLEAAGYAWYETANFARPGHECRHSLAYWGAADYLGLGVGAVSTVDGVRWRNAPGVGRYTAALAAGGPPPRTREPLDADDRRRERWMLGLRLARGMDLAWAGPPDHPGALDRLAAAGLLRRDHDAVALTREGRFVQNAILHELMEYA, encoded by the coding sequence GTGAGCGGGGTCCGGCACCTCTACGTCCACCTGCCGTTCTGCGCCTCGCGCTGCGGCTACTGCGCGTTCGTGGTGGAGGTGGGCGCGCTCGGCGCGCGCGACGCCTACCTCGACGCGCTGACGGCCGAGCTCGGGCAGGAGGCCGGGCGCCTCGGTCCGCTCGAGACGGTCTACCTCGGCGGCGGCACGCCGACCCTGATGCGGCCGCGCCGCCTGGCGCGGCTGCTGGACGGCCTGCGGCCCCGCCTCGCCGAGGGGGCGGAGGTCAGCATGGAGGCCAACCCCGAGACCGTCGACGGCGCCGCGCTGCGGGCCCTGCGCGCGGCCGGGGTCACCCGCCTGTCGCTGGGCGTGCAGTCGTTCCGGCCGCACCTGCTCGGGGCGCTCGACCGCCTCGCCACGCCCGACCAGGCGCGCGACGCGTTCCGTTGCGCCCGCGCGGCGGGGTTCGAGGACATCTCGATCGACCTCATCTTCGGCATCCCCGGCCAGACGCCGGCCGACCTCGAGGCCGACCTGGCCGACGCGCTCGCCCTCGGGCCGGACCACGTGTCGTGGTACGAGCTGGAGATCAAGCCGGGCTCCGCGCTCGCCCGGCGCGGCACGCGGGCGATGGACGAGGACGAGGGCGCCGACGCGTACCGGCGCATCGTGGAGGGGCTCGAGGCCGCCGGGTACGCCTGGTACGAGACCGCCAACTTCGCCCGCCCCGGCCACGAGTGCCGGCACAGCCTCGCCTACTGGGGCGCGGCCGACTACCTGGGCCTGGGCGTGGGCGCCGTCAGCACCGTCGACGGGGTGCGCTGGCGCAACGCGCCGGGGGTCGGGCGCTACACGGCCGCGCTGGCCGCCGGCGGGCCCCCGCCCCGCACCCGCGAGCCGCTCGACGCCGACGACCGGCGCCGCGAGCGCTGGATGCTCGGCCTGCGCCTCGCCCGCGGCATGGACCTCGCCTGGGCGGGGCCGCCGGACCACCCGGGGGCGCTCGACCGGCTCGCCGCCGCCGGCCTGCTGCGCCGCGACCACGACGCCGTGGCGCTCACCCGCGAGGGCCGCTTCGTGCAGAACGCCATCCTCCACGAGCTCATGGAGTACGCATGA
- a CDS encoding 50S ribosomal protein L11 methyltransferase: protein MTAPAAEGEAALAAAAAALGTGCRQSEGPRGEAVLDFWVPAPADPGRLADALAAAGVAARVEAAAESDAWRDAMRRFHQPVEVAGRLLVRPPWAPPRSGLLDVVVEPGMAFGTAQHATTRTCLELLCALPAGGPLLDAGCGSGVLAVAARRLGFDPVTAVDVDPLSVAATVENARRNGVALTVGRRRIGADPLPAAATVTANLTATVLRELAAALPPPGPRWLLASGMRPEEVAGVEAAFAGRLGLRRARVVERDGWATALLGRP from the coding sequence GTGACGGCCCCCGCCGCGGAGGGCGAGGCCGCGCTCGCCGCGGCGGCCGCGGCGCTCGGGACCGGCTGCCGGCAGTCCGAGGGGCCGCGCGGCGAGGCCGTGCTCGACTTCTGGGTGCCGGCGCCCGCCGACCCCGGCCGGCTGGCGGACGCCCTGGCGGCGGCCGGCGTGGCCGCGCGGGTGGAGGCCGCCGCGGAGAGCGACGCCTGGCGCGACGCCATGCGGCGCTTCCACCAGCCTGTCGAGGTCGCCGGGCGCCTGCTGGTGCGCCCGCCGTGGGCGCCGCCGCGATCGGGCCTGCTCGACGTGGTGGTGGAGCCGGGCATGGCGTTCGGCACCGCCCAGCACGCGACCACCCGCACCTGCCTGGAGCTGCTCTGCGCGCTGCCGGCGGGCGGCCCGCTGCTGGACGCCGGGTGCGGCTCGGGGGTGCTGGCCGTGGCGGCCCGGCGCCTGGGGTTCGACCCGGTCACGGCCGTCGACGTCGACCCGCTCAGCGTCGCCGCCACCGTGGAGAACGCCCGGCGCAACGGCGTGGCGCTCACCGTGGGCCGGCGGCGGATCGGCGCCGACCCGCTCCCGGCGGCCGCCACCGTGACGGCCAACCTCACGGCCACCGTGCTCCGCGAGCTGGCCGCCGCGCTGCCGCCGCCCGGCCCCCGGTGGCTGCTGGCCTCGGGCATGCGCCCGGAGGAGGTGGCGGGCGTGGAGGCCGCCTTCGCCGGGCGGCTGGGGCTGCGCCGCGCCCGGGTGGTGGAGCGCGACGGCTGGGCCACCGCGCTGCTCGGGCGGCCGTGA
- a CDS encoding Fur family transcriptional regulator, with the protein MAIVTDTTLHTALRARGQRATPQRLMIAATVRGLRRHATAEEIHTEVGARMPGVSLPTVYATLELLEDLGLVRRVATASGTAVYDPRTDEHHHLVCRRCGAIMDLDAPVDHGALLGAARGAGFVPDDAQVVVRGLCAGCAAGAAAAPPRAAR; encoded by the coding sequence ATGGCGATCGTCACCGACACCACGCTCCACACGGCGCTGCGCGCCCGCGGCCAGCGGGCCACCCCGCAGCGGCTGATGATCGCGGCGACCGTCCGCGGCCTGCGGCGCCACGCCACGGCCGAGGAGATCCACACCGAGGTCGGCGCCCGCATGCCGGGCGTCTCGCTGCCGACCGTCTACGCGACGCTCGAGCTGCTGGAGGACCTCGGGCTGGTGCGGCGGGTCGCCACCGCGAGCGGCACGGCCGTCTACGACCCGCGCACCGACGAGCACCACCACCTCGTCTGCCGGCGGTGCGGCGCGATCATGGACCTCGACGCCCCCGTCGACCACGGGGCGCTGCTCGGCGCGGCCCGGGGCGCGGGCTTCGTGCCCGACGACGCCCAGGTGGTCGTCCGCGGGCTGTGCGCGGGCTGCGCGGCCGGGGCCGCCGCGGCGCCGCCCCGCGCGGCTCGCTAG
- a CDS encoding cytidine deaminase: protein MSAADLLASAREAAGRAHAPYSGVQVGAVVECADGSRFIGVNVESASYGLTVCAERAALARMVADGGAAPVRVAVARADGAPILPCGACRQVLAELAPGASLVHAGPAGPRERPLAELLPEPFVLGAP from the coding sequence ATGAGCGCCGCCGACCTGCTCGCGAGCGCCCGCGAGGCCGCCGGCCGCGCCCACGCGCCGTACAGCGGCGTGCAGGTGGGGGCGGTCGTGGAGTGCGCCGACGGCAGCCGCTTCATCGGCGTCAACGTGGAGTCGGCCTCCTACGGGCTGACGGTGTGCGCCGAGCGGGCGGCGCTGGCGCGCATGGTGGCCGACGGCGGGGCGGCCCCGGTGCGGGTGGCGGTGGCGCGGGCCGACGGGGCGCCGATCCTGCCCTGCGGGGCGTGCCGCCAGGTGCTCGCCGAGCTGGCGCCGGGCGCGTCGCTGGTCCACGCGGGCCCCGCCGGCCCTCGCGAGCGCCCGCTGGCCGAGCTGCTGCCCGAGCCGTTCGTGCTGGGGGCGCCGTGA
- a CDS encoding PhoH family protein, giving the protein MELAGEQDAVLRALEDRLALEVGLRGNLLTLAGAERRVRAGAEVVAQLAELVRGGRPIAPGTVETVADLVEGAEPVGDMLSDVIWRNGRFLVTPRTGGQKRYVDAIRANTVTFGIGPAGTGKTYLAVAIATAALMRREVARIILTRPAVEAGERLGFLPGDLAAKVDPYLRPLFDALYDMLDAERVEALVERGQVEVAPLAFMRGRSLNDSFIILDEAQNTTPEQMKMFLTRLGFGSKMIVNGDVTQVDLPSAQRSGLVSATEVLGDVEGVAFVRLDRRDVVRHRLVQRIVDAYSAAEGGA; this is encoded by the coding sequence GTGGAGCTGGCCGGCGAGCAGGACGCGGTGCTGCGGGCGCTCGAGGACCGGCTCGCCCTGGAGGTGGGCCTGCGGGGCAACCTGCTGACCCTGGCCGGCGCCGAGCGGCGCGTGCGCGCGGGCGCCGAGGTGGTGGCCCAGCTCGCCGAGCTCGTGCGCGGCGGCCGGCCGATCGCGCCCGGCACGGTGGAGACGGTCGCCGACCTGGTCGAGGGCGCCGAGCCGGTCGGCGACATGCTGAGCGACGTCATCTGGCGCAACGGCCGGTTCCTGGTCACGCCGCGCACCGGCGGCCAGAAGCGCTACGTCGACGCGATCCGCGCCAACACGGTCACGTTCGGCATCGGGCCCGCGGGCACCGGGAAGACGTACCTCGCCGTGGCCATCGCCACCGCCGCCCTGATGCGGCGCGAGGTGGCCCGCATCATCCTGACGCGGCCGGCCGTGGAGGCCGGCGAGCGGCTGGGCTTCCTGCCCGGCGACCTCGCCGCCAAGGTCGACCCGTACCTGCGCCCGCTGTTCGACGCGCTCTACGACATGCTCGACGCCGAGCGGGTGGAGGCGCTCGTCGAGCGCGGCCAGGTCGAGGTGGCGCCGCTCGCGTTCATGCGCGGCCGCTCGCTCAACGACAGCTTCATCATCCTGGACGAGGCCCAGAACACGACGCCCGAGCAGATGAAGATGTTCCTCACGCGCCTCGGGTTCGGCTCGAAGATGATCGTGAACGGCGACGTGACCCAGGTCGACCTGCCGTCGGCCCAGCGGTCGGGCCTGGTCAGCGCGACCGAGGTGCTCGGCGACGTGGAGGGCGTGGCGTTCGTGCGCCTGGACCGCCGCGACGTCGTGCGGCACCGCCTGGTGCAGCGCATCGTGGACGCCTACTCGGCGGCCGAGGGCGGCGCGTGA
- a CDS encoding lysophospholipid acyltransferase family protein translates to MRTDASRRDILMDRIVWVLAHIVLLPLLYLPPLRMRRRGVEHLPERGPTLIVCNHVSVCDPIVLTAAARPRRTSMMAKAELFGNPLFAIMLRLLRAFPIRRGVGDVGAIRHALDLLGQGECIVIFPEGHVSRTGHMRRGHPGAGFFALRPGVTVIPAVVWDTQLFRGPVRVVFGEPISMEGIDAGPRKMRYRQATDRIMTELCRMAIELGAPIQDPPVGPVRPKDLKRGFVEPDPVVLARPPQAAAEGA, encoded by the coding sequence ATGCGGACGGACGCGAGTAGGCGCGACATCCTGATGGACCGCATCGTCTGGGTCCTCGCGCACATCGTCCTCCTGCCCCTCCTGTACCTCCCGCCGCTGCGGATGCGGCGCCGGGGCGTCGAGCACCTGCCGGAGCGCGGGCCCACGCTGATCGTCTGCAACCACGTCTCGGTGTGCGACCCGATCGTGCTGACGGCCGCCGCGCGGCCGCGGCGCACGTCGATGATGGCCAAGGCGGAGCTGTTCGGGAACCCGCTCTTCGCCATCATGCTGCGCCTGCTGCGGGCGTTCCCGATCCGCCGCGGCGTGGGCGACGTCGGCGCCATCCGCCACGCGCTCGACCTGCTGGGCCAGGGCGAGTGCATCGTGATCTTCCCGGAGGGGCACGTCAGCCGCACCGGGCACATGCGGCGCGGCCACCCGGGCGCCGGGTTCTTCGCGCTGCGCCCCGGGGTGACGGTCATCCCGGCCGTGGTCTGGGACACGCAGCTCTTCCGCGGCCCGGTGCGGGTCGTCTTCGGCGAGCCGATCTCGATGGAGGGGATCGACGCCGGGCCGCGCAAGATGCGCTACCGCCAGGCCACGGACCGGATCATGACCGAGCTGTGCCGCATGGCCATCGAGCTGGGCGCGCCGATCCAGGACCCGCCGGTCGGCCCCGTGCGGCCGAAGGACCTCAAGCGCGGCTTCGTGGAGCCCGACCCGGTGGTGCTCGCCCGGCCGCCGCAGGCGGCGGCGGAGGGCGCGTGA
- the hrcA gene encoding heat-inducible transcriptional repressor HrcA, protein MTDARGIGDAAQLKPRQETILRTVVEEYIASGAPVGSKHLAGREGIDFASSTVRYELARLEDLGFLDHPHTSAGRVPTDRGYRYYVDALLTRDPPADPPAVVETALDLSEMRREVDDALARLADVVAQVTNLLGIVTAPPPESSSVRHVEVLLLQPQVVMVVVITSTGAVTKRVFAFDRPVDPGLCEWAGAFLNERLAGLTVGSRMVGTRLEEPSLSATERRFLDVLTPAITELDPADPASIHIGGRARFLAEQRHLDLIAIDALMESLEERYQLLELLRGALSRNQVYLRIGSEIPGQRMSGLSMVAANYGVARRNLGTVSLIGPTRMDYRLAMATVRGAAQLLSRYVEGVYE, encoded by the coding sequence ATGACCGACGCCCGCGGCATCGGCGACGCGGCGCAGCTCAAGCCGCGCCAGGAGACCATCCTGCGCACGGTCGTCGAGGAGTACATCGCGTCCGGCGCGCCCGTCGGCAGCAAGCACCTGGCCGGCCGCGAGGGCATCGACTTCGCCTCGTCGACCGTGCGCTACGAGCTGGCGCGGCTCGAGGACCTCGGGTTCCTCGACCACCCGCACACCTCGGCCGGGCGTGTGCCCACCGACCGCGGCTACCGCTACTACGTCGACGCGCTGCTCACGCGCGACCCGCCGGCCGACCCGCCGGCGGTCGTCGAGACCGCCCTCGACCTCTCCGAGATGCGCCGCGAGGTCGACGACGCGCTCGCACGGCTGGCCGACGTGGTCGCGCAGGTCACCAACCTGCTCGGCATCGTCACCGCGCCGCCGCCCGAGTCGTCGTCGGTGCGCCACGTCGAGGTGCTGCTGCTGCAGCCGCAGGTCGTGATGGTGGTGGTGATCACCTCGACGGGCGCCGTCACCAAGCGCGTCTTCGCCTTCGACCGCCCGGTCGACCCCGGCCTGTGCGAGTGGGCGGGCGCCTTCCTCAACGAGCGGCTCGCGGGCCTCACCGTGGGCTCGCGGATGGTCGGCACCCGGCTGGAGGAGCCGTCGCTGTCGGCCACCGAGCGCCGCTTCCTCGACGTGCTCACCCCGGCGATCACCGAGCTCGACCCGGCCGACCCGGCCAGCATCCACATCGGCGGGCGGGCCCGGTTCCTGGCCGAGCAGCGCCACCTCGACCTCATCGCGATCGACGCCCTGATGGAGAGCCTGGAGGAGCGCTACCAGCTGCTCGAGCTGCTGCGCGGCGCCCTGAGCCGCAACCAGGTCTACCTGCGCATCGGCTCGGAGATCCCCGGCCAGCGCATGTCCGGGCTCAGTATGGTGGCGGCCAACTACGGGGTGGCGCGGCGCAACCTCGGCACCGTCTCGCTCATCGGGCCCACGAGGATGGACTACCGCCTCGCCATGGCGACCGTCCGGGGCGCGGCGCAGCTGCTGTCGCGCTACGTGGAGGGTGTCTATGAGTGA
- the era gene encoding GTPase Era: MSFRSGLVALAGRPNVGKSTLANALAGVQVAAVSPRPQTTRRRITAVVHGDGWQAVLLDLPGFQKPADALTARMQTTVDDNLADCDAALFVLNATEPVGRGDRFIADRLRASRLPVITVLNKIDRLTPDETAAAIARVAPLVDFLELHPVSAREGRGVEALRADLPQLLRDGPRYFPEGMATDQTEEELAAELIREAALLRLRQEIPHALAVDVQEIEPARHGIVVRAGIVVETESQKGIVVGRGGSRIRDIGSAARSALGRLWGTEVHLDLTVRVRKRWRDDESMLTRLGL; this comes from the coding sequence GTGAGCTTCCGCTCGGGGCTGGTGGCGCTCGCCGGCCGGCCGAACGTCGGCAAGTCGACGCTCGCGAACGCCCTGGCGGGCGTCCAGGTGGCGGCGGTCTCGCCGCGCCCGCAGACCACCCGCCGGCGCATCACCGCCGTCGTGCACGGCGACGGCTGGCAGGCCGTGCTGCTGGACCTGCCCGGGTTCCAGAAGCCGGCCGACGCGCTGACCGCCCGCATGCAGACGACGGTCGATGACAACCTCGCCGACTGCGACGCCGCCCTGTTCGTGCTCAACGCCACCGAGCCGGTCGGCCGCGGCGACCGCTTCATCGCCGACCGCCTCCGCGCCTCGCGCCTGCCGGTCATCACGGTGCTCAACAAGATCGACCGGCTGACGCCCGACGAGACCGCCGCGGCCATCGCGCGGGTGGCCCCGCTGGTGGACTTCCTCGAGCTTCACCCGGTCAGCGCGCGCGAGGGGCGCGGGGTGGAGGCGCTGCGGGCCGACCTGCCGCAGCTGCTGCGCGACGGCCCGCGCTACTTCCCGGAGGGGATGGCGACCGACCAGACCGAGGAGGAGCTCGCCGCGGAGCTGATCCGCGAGGCCGCGCTGCTGCGGCTGCGACAGGAGATCCCGCACGCGCTGGCGGTCGACGTGCAGGAGATCGAGCCGGCCCGCCACGGCATCGTCGTGCGGGCGGGGATCGTGGTGGAGACCGAGTCGCAGAAGGGCATCGTGGTCGGCCGCGGCGGCAGCCGCATCCGCGACATCGGCTCGGCGGCCCGGTCGGCGCTGGGGCGGCTGTGGGGCACGGAGGTCCACCTCGACCTCACCGTGCGCGTGCGCAAGCGCTGGCGCGACGACGAGTCGATGCTCACCCGCCTCGGCCTCTGA
- the ybeY gene encoding rRNA maturation RNase YbeY, with the protein MIEVEARGAGDATAELVERLVWTCGRLGLGRATLGLMVVGPDEMAAINGEHRGKPVPTDVLAFPVDGPEALDWPADGPPPELGDVVICPDAAEEPLTTLAVHGLLHLLGYDHEVDGGEMLALQDRLVAEAP; encoded by the coding sequence GTGATCGAGGTCGAGGCGCGCGGCGCCGGCGACGCGACCGCGGAGCTGGTGGAGCGGCTGGTGTGGACCTGCGGCCGGCTGGGCCTGGGGCGGGCGACGCTGGGGCTGATGGTGGTCGGCCCCGACGAGATGGCGGCGATCAACGGCGAGCACCGCGGCAAGCCGGTGCCGACCGACGTGCTGGCCTTCCCGGTCGATGGCCCCGAGGCGCTCGACTGGCCCGCCGACGGTCCCCCGCCCGAGCTCGGCGACGTGGTGATCTGCCCGGACGCCGCCGAGGAGCCGCTCACCACCCTGGCCGTGCACGGCCTGCTGCACCTGCTGGGCTACGACCACGAGGTCGACGGCGGGGAGATGCTCGCCCTCCAGGACCGGCTGGTGGCAGAGGCGCCGTGA